A region of Pseudarthrobacter sp. NIBRBAC000502770 DNA encodes the following proteins:
- the gcvT gene encoding glycine cleavage system aminomethyltransferase GcvT: MTENYTALYEEHKNLGASFTDFGGWQMPLKYSSELAEHHAVRKAAGLFDLSHMGEVWVTGPEAGAFLDYALVGKLSAIADGKAKYSLICNEDGGIIDDLITYRFGDEKYLVVPNAGNAPTVAAALAERAVNFDVKVEDASSATSLVAVQGPNAEAILLKLTDESQHALVTGLKYYAFNELTIAGHNVILARTGYTGEDGFELFIPNADAANLWAKVAEAGEEFGIIPCGLASRDSLRLEAGMPLYGNELSLERSPFDAGLGPVVALKSKEGDFVGRSALEAAKEAGSKRKLVGLKGLGRRAGRGGYPVLKDGNVVGEVTSGQPSPTLGYPVALAYVDVEHAGLGTPLDVDLRGKAEPFEVVALPFYKRQK; the protein is encoded by the coding sequence ATGACTGAGAACTACACGGCTCTCTACGAAGAGCACAAGAACCTGGGCGCTTCCTTCACCGACTTCGGCGGCTGGCAGATGCCGCTCAAGTACAGCTCCGAACTGGCCGAGCACCACGCCGTCCGCAAAGCTGCGGGCCTGTTCGATCTCTCCCACATGGGCGAAGTCTGGGTCACCGGCCCCGAAGCCGGCGCCTTCCTGGATTACGCCCTGGTGGGCAAGTTGTCCGCCATCGCGGATGGCAAGGCCAAGTACTCGCTGATCTGCAACGAGGACGGCGGCATCATCGACGACCTCATCACTTACCGTTTCGGCGACGAAAAATACCTGGTGGTCCCCAACGCCGGCAACGCCCCCACCGTGGCGGCAGCCCTCGCCGAACGGGCAGTTAACTTCGACGTCAAGGTGGAGGACGCTTCGTCGGCCACCTCCCTCGTCGCAGTCCAGGGACCCAACGCCGAGGCCATCCTGCTCAAGCTCACGGATGAATCCCAGCACGCCCTGGTCACCGGCCTGAAGTACTACGCGTTCAACGAGCTGACCATCGCCGGCCACAATGTCATCCTGGCCCGGACGGGCTACACCGGCGAGGACGGCTTCGAACTGTTCATTCCGAACGCCGACGCCGCGAACCTGTGGGCCAAGGTGGCCGAAGCCGGCGAAGAGTTTGGCATCATCCCGTGCGGTCTTGCGTCCCGCGACTCACTCCGCCTCGAGGCCGGCATGCCGCTCTATGGCAATGAGCTGTCCCTGGAACGTTCACCGTTCGACGCCGGCCTGGGCCCCGTCGTGGCGCTCAAGTCCAAGGAAGGCGACTTCGTGGGCCGCTCCGCCCTGGAAGCTGCGAAGGAAGCCGGTTCCAAGCGGAAGCTCGTGGGCCTGAAGGGCCTCGGCCGCCGCGCCGGCCGTGGCGGCTACCCGGTCCTCAAGGACGGCAACGTGGTGGGCGAGGTGACCTCCGGCCAGCCCAGCCCCACCCTCGGCTACCCTGTAGCACTGGCCTACGTCGACGTCGAGCACGCCGGGCTGGGCACCCCCCTGGACGTGGACCTGCGCGGCAAGGCCGAGCCCTTCGAGGTTGTCGCCCTGCCGTTCTACAAGCGCCAAAAGTAG
- a CDS encoding DUF6458 family protein, whose amino-acid sequence MRIGSSIFLIALGAILAWAVAPGLIPFVDQQLVGYILMAVGVIGLIASLILASPGRSRRVSESRSVIDPNTGERITRHESRDGGI is encoded by the coding sequence ATGAGAATCGGCTCATCAATCTTCCTCATCGCCCTCGGCGCCATCCTTGCCTGGGCGGTAGCCCCCGGACTGATCCCCTTTGTGGACCAGCAACTGGTGGGATACATCCTGATGGCCGTGGGCGTGATCGGACTGATCGCATCGCTGATCCTTGCCTCCCCCGGCCGCAGCCGCCGGGTCAGCGAATCGCGTTCCGTCATCGATCCCAACACGGGCGAACGCATCACCCGCCACGAAAGCCGGGACGGCGGTATCTAA
- a CDS encoding HAD family phosphatase: MTLETAAKPADWTGAAAILFDLDGVLTPTATVHERAWQELFNGYLASYPEVPGYRESDYFDHIDGKPRFDGVRDFLASRGIALPEGPLDDDPANETVQGLGNRKNAIFNDIVSAGVEPFEGSVRFLEAALARGLKVAVVSSSRNAPAVLEAAGLSRHFPVVVDGVVAAEQGLPGKPSPATYEYAAKLLDLSSPECVVVEDAVSGVQAGRAGSFHSVIGVDRGAGRQTLLDAGATLVVSDLQELIP; encoded by the coding sequence ATGACACTGGAAACTGCAGCCAAGCCCGCCGACTGGACCGGCGCGGCGGCAATCCTGTTTGACCTGGACGGGGTCCTGACCCCGACGGCCACCGTCCACGAGCGTGCTTGGCAGGAATTGTTCAACGGCTACCTTGCCTCGTACCCGGAGGTTCCCGGGTACCGGGAAAGCGACTACTTTGACCATATCGACGGCAAACCCCGCTTTGACGGAGTCCGTGATTTCCTGGCGTCCCGGGGAATCGCGCTGCCGGAAGGCCCCCTCGACGACGATCCGGCCAACGAAACCGTCCAGGGCCTGGGCAACCGCAAGAATGCCATCTTCAATGACATCGTGAGCGCCGGCGTCGAACCGTTCGAAGGCTCGGTGCGCTTCCTCGAAGCCGCGCTTGCCCGCGGCCTCAAGGTCGCCGTCGTCTCCTCATCCCGCAATGCCCCCGCCGTCCTGGAAGCCGCCGGCCTCAGCCGCCACTTCCCGGTCGTGGTGGACGGCGTGGTGGCCGCGGAGCAGGGGCTGCCCGGCAAGCCGAGCCCCGCCACGTACGAGTACGCAGCCAAACTGCTGGACCTCTCCAGTCCGGAGTGCGTGGTGGTGGAGGACGCAGTGTCAGGGGTCCAGGCCGGACGCGCGGGCTCCTTCCACTCCGTCATCGGCGTGGACCGGGGCGCGGGCCGCCAGACGCTCCTCGACGCCGGCGCCACCCTGGTGGTCAGCGACCTCCAGGAACTCATCCCCTAA
- a CDS encoding glycoside hydrolase family 65 protein — protein sequence MALISADRDRFPDTPWQIVETRYEADAAGTLETLFALGNGHLGIRGAHWAVADAELPGSFINGLHEIWDIKHAENAFGFARTGQRILYIPDANNFAVVVDGESLTLAESEVQEYRRSVDFSTGIYECRITWQCRSGATVTTTERRAVGYESRGSLGISLEVAADRQISLDVTSAVINRQDQPVEDHSVHDPRRAGRHAGRVLLPVRLDGGDGSLRLSWEAAESKQRVGLAVDHWTSAGQQPFETVVDQDHSTVRYVLAVDAGEPFRLEKSVSYVAGRSIQDPDVDAAAVAEEALSPVDSIFAESMAHYRAYWATSDIVVEGGRPGLQQAIRWNLFQLAQATARADVAGIPAKGVTGSGYEGHYFWDQEVYLLPYLTYTNPDGARQVLEFRHGMLPEARIRAKELSVDGALFPWRTINGLEASAYYAASTAQFHIAAAIAFATNRYLWATGDAAFRDGMGAELLIETARMWISLGFFGKDGLFHIHGVTGPDEYTAVVNDNLYTNVMARFNLRAAAALEHAGITQEERQLWEAAANRMQLPFDDRMQVHSQDNDFMTLEAWDWTTPRSKYPLLLHFHPLVIYRHQVLKQADTVLAMFLQWQDFTAGEKQRAFDFYDPITTGDSTLSACVQGIMAAEVGYSREALEHFTSAALIDLDDTHGNTIDGVHIASSGGVWSSLVCGFAGMRDQGPVPYFDPRLPAEWESLAFHLKIRGRLLLVQLASGSITLTVQDGAPLEVDVRGRRVTVGNTPVQLPLEPVAEPEPTVFPSGLPTASIPVVRGNS from the coding sequence ATGGCACTGATTTCCGCGGACCGCGACCGGTTCCCCGATACTCCCTGGCAGATCGTCGAAACGCGCTACGAAGCCGATGCGGCGGGAACCCTGGAGACCCTGTTTGCCCTGGGCAACGGGCACCTGGGCATCCGGGGCGCCCACTGGGCAGTGGCCGATGCCGAACTGCCGGGCAGCTTCATCAATGGCCTGCACGAGATCTGGGACATCAAGCACGCCGAAAATGCCTTTGGCTTTGCCCGGACGGGGCAGCGCATCCTCTACATCCCGGACGCCAACAACTTCGCGGTGGTGGTGGATGGCGAAAGCCTGACCCTCGCCGAATCGGAGGTGCAGGAATACCGGCGCAGCGTCGACTTCTCCACCGGGATCTACGAGTGCCGCATCACGTGGCAGTGCCGGTCCGGGGCCACGGTGACCACCACCGAACGCCGCGCCGTTGGTTATGAGTCCCGTGGCAGCCTGGGCATCTCGCTGGAGGTGGCCGCGGACCGGCAAATCTCCCTGGACGTCACCTCTGCCGTGATCAACCGCCAGGACCAGCCGGTGGAAGACCACTCCGTGCACGATCCCCGCCGGGCCGGACGCCACGCCGGCAGGGTGCTGCTCCCTGTGCGGCTCGACGGCGGCGACGGGTCGCTGCGTTTGTCCTGGGAAGCGGCTGAATCCAAGCAGCGCGTTGGCCTGGCAGTGGACCACTGGACCTCCGCCGGGCAGCAGCCCTTTGAAACCGTGGTGGACCAGGACCACAGCACTGTCCGGTACGTCCTGGCGGTTGATGCCGGCGAGCCGTTCCGGCTGGAGAAGAGCGTCAGCTACGTGGCCGGGCGCAGCATCCAGGACCCGGACGTGGATGCGGCCGCGGTGGCTGAGGAGGCCCTCAGCCCGGTGGACAGCATCTTTGCCGAGAGCATGGCCCACTACCGCGCCTACTGGGCTACCTCCGACATCGTGGTGGAGGGCGGCCGGCCCGGGCTGCAGCAGGCCATCCGCTGGAACCTGTTCCAGCTTGCCCAGGCCACGGCGCGTGCCGATGTGGCCGGTATCCCCGCCAAGGGCGTGACGGGCTCAGGCTATGAAGGGCACTACTTCTGGGACCAGGAGGTGTACCTGCTGCCGTACCTCACCTACACCAACCCCGACGGAGCCCGGCAGGTCCTCGAGTTCCGCCACGGCATGCTTCCCGAGGCCAGGATCCGGGCGAAGGAACTGAGTGTGGACGGCGCCCTCTTCCCGTGGCGCACCATCAACGGGCTCGAGGCCAGCGCCTACTACGCGGCCAGTACCGCACAGTTCCACATCGCCGCCGCCATCGCCTTCGCCACCAACAGGTACCTCTGGGCTACCGGGGATGCCGCGTTCCGGGACGGCATGGGTGCGGAACTGCTGATCGAGACGGCCCGCATGTGGATCTCCCTGGGCTTCTTTGGCAAGGACGGGCTCTTCCATATCCACGGCGTCACCGGCCCTGATGAGTACACGGCCGTGGTGAACGACAACCTGTACACCAACGTCATGGCCCGCTTCAACCTGCGTGCTGCCGCGGCGCTCGAGCATGCCGGCATCACCCAGGAGGAGCGCCAGCTGTGGGAGGCTGCCGCCAACCGCATGCAACTGCCGTTCGATGACCGGATGCAGGTGCACTCGCAGGACAACGACTTCATGACCCTGGAAGCCTGGGACTGGACCACGCCCCGGTCGAAGTATCCGCTGCTCCTGCACTTCCACCCGCTGGTGATCTACCGGCACCAGGTCCTGAAGCAGGCAGACACCGTCCTGGCCATGTTCCTGCAGTGGCAGGACTTCACCGCAGGGGAAAAGCAGCGGGCCTTCGACTTCTACGACCCCATCACCACCGGTGACTCAACGCTTTCCGCCTGCGTCCAGGGGATCATGGCGGCAGAAGTGGGCTATTCGAGGGAGGCGCTGGAGCACTTCACCAGTGCCGCGTTAATCGACTTGGATGACACGCATGGCAATACGATCGACGGCGTGCACATCGCCTCCAGCGGGGGAGTGTGGAGTTCGCTGGTATGCGGGTTCGCGGGAATGCGGGACCAAGGCCCGGTCCCGTACTTCGATCCCCGCCTGCCCGCGGAGTGGGAAAGTCTGGCCTTCCACCTGAAGATCCGGGGCCGCCTGCTGTTGGTCCAGCTCGCCTCCGGATCCATCACCTTGACGGTCCAGGACGGCGCCCCGCTGGAGGTGGATGTCCGCGGCCGGCGGGTGACGGTGGGCAACACGCCCGTGCAGCTGCCGTTGGAGCCAGTCGCAGAGCCGGAACCCACGGTGTTCCCCAGCGGGCTGCCGACGGCGAGTATCCCCGTGGTGCGCGGCAACAGCTGA
- the glyA gene encoding serine hydroxymethyltransferase: MSAPADTAVFEQVVSPSLNADLSALDPEIAAKIDDELGRQREGLEMIASENHTAVAVMQAQGSVLTNKYAEGYPGKRYYGGCEHVDVTEQLAIDRVKALFGAGFANVQPHSGAQANASVMHALIKPGDTIMGLNLAHGGHLTHGMRINFSGKLYNVVPYQVREDTHTIDMAEVERLALETKPQLIVAGWSAYARQLDFAEFRRIADLVGAYLMVDMAHFAGLVAAGLHPSPVPHAHVVTSTTHKTLAGPRGGIILSNDADIAKKINSAVFPGQQGGPLEHVIAGKAVAFKIAASPEFKERQERVLLGASILAERLVQPDVTAKGISVVSGGTDVHLVLVDLRNCELDGQQAEDRLAAIDITVNRNAVPFDPRPPMVTSGLRIGTPALATRGFGEAAFREVADIIAEALIADADADLSGLRHRVEALAAAHPLYPGVAPLS, translated from the coding sequence GTGAGTGCCCCCGCTGACACCGCAGTGTTCGAGCAGGTAGTCTCCCCCAGCCTCAACGCGGACCTGTCCGCGTTGGACCCCGAAATCGCCGCCAAGATCGACGACGAATTGGGCCGCCAGCGTGAGGGCCTGGAAATGATCGCCTCGGAGAACCACACCGCCGTGGCCGTGATGCAGGCGCAGGGCTCCGTCCTGACCAACAAGTACGCCGAAGGCTACCCGGGCAAGCGCTACTACGGTGGCTGCGAGCACGTGGACGTCACCGAGCAGCTCGCCATCGACCGGGTCAAGGCGCTCTTCGGCGCCGGGTTCGCCAACGTGCAGCCGCACTCCGGCGCCCAGGCCAACGCCTCGGTGATGCACGCGCTGATCAAGCCCGGCGACACCATCATGGGCCTGAACCTGGCCCACGGCGGCCATCTGACCCACGGCATGCGGATCAACTTTTCCGGCAAGCTCTACAACGTGGTCCCATACCAGGTCCGCGAAGACACCCACACGATCGACATGGCAGAAGTGGAACGGCTGGCGCTGGAAACGAAGCCGCAGCTCATCGTTGCCGGCTGGTCGGCTTACGCCCGCCAGCTGGACTTCGCGGAGTTCCGCCGCATCGCCGACCTTGTGGGCGCCTACCTCATGGTGGACATGGCGCACTTCGCCGGCCTCGTGGCAGCCGGACTGCACCCCAGCCCGGTGCCGCACGCCCACGTAGTAACGTCCACCACGCACAAGACCCTCGCCGGTCCGCGCGGCGGCATCATCCTCTCCAACGACGCCGACATCGCCAAGAAGATCAACTCGGCTGTCTTCCCCGGCCAGCAGGGCGGCCCCCTGGAGCACGTCATTGCCGGCAAGGCCGTGGCGTTCAAGATCGCAGCGTCCCCCGAGTTCAAGGAGAGGCAGGAACGCGTCCTGCTCGGCGCATCCATCCTCGCCGAGCGCCTGGTCCAGCCGGACGTCACCGCAAAGGGCATCAGCGTGGTGTCCGGCGGGACGGACGTTCACCTGGTCCTGGTGGACCTGCGCAACTGCGAACTCGACGGCCAGCAGGCGGAAGACCGCCTCGCCGCGATCGACATCACGGTCAACCGCAACGCCGTCCCGTTCGATCCGCGTCCGCCGATGGTGACATCGGGCCTGCGCATCGGCACCCCCGCCCTGGCCACCCGTGGCTTCGGTGAGGCTGCCTTCCGCGAGGTAGCCGACATCATCGCCGAGGCCTTGATTGCCGACGCCGACGCGGACCTTTCGGGGCTCCGTCACCGCGTCGAAGCACTCGCAGCAGCCCACCCGCTCTACCCGGGCGTGGCACCCCTGTCCTAA
- the gcvH gene encoding glycine cleavage system protein GcvH → MAKVAAELKYSAEHEWIAADGSGPSVVGVSAVAAEALGDIVYVDLPEVGSTVTAGETCGEIESTKSVSDLYSPVTGEVTEVNDDVVSDPAVINNDPYGAGWLFKVTVTEEGPLLSAEEYAEANGGEL, encoded by the coding sequence ATGGCTAAAGTTGCCGCCGAACTGAAGTATTCCGCCGAGCACGAATGGATCGCCGCTGACGGCTCCGGCCCGTCCGTGGTTGGCGTGTCCGCTGTCGCCGCCGAAGCACTGGGCGACATCGTCTACGTTGACCTGCCCGAGGTTGGCTCCACCGTGACGGCCGGCGAGACCTGTGGCGAGATCGAGTCCACCAAGTCCGTCTCGGACCTGTACTCCCCCGTCACGGGCGAGGTCACGGAAGTCAACGACGACGTCGTCAGCGACCCTGCCGTGATCAACAACGATCCGTACGGCGCCGGCTGGCTCTTCAAGGTCACCGTCACCGAAGAGGGCCCGCTGCTGTCCGCAGAGGAATACGCCGAAGCGAACGGCGGCGAACTGTGA
- a CDS encoding DeoR/GlpR family DNA-binding transcription regulator translates to MFAEERQQQIAELVAGSGRVSVTLLAERFRITTETVRRDLAALENAGTVRRVHGGAVAADRFSTTEESVTERAIQRPDQKVRIAEAALALIPRNSSASVLMDGGTTTEVLADLLARRAAVEPSEGTGPRHELVVITHAVPIASKLSNVPGVALQILGGRVRGLTQVAVGQATVNAAARIRPDIAFIGTNGIHATFGVSTPDPEEAAVKAAFVQSARRIVVLADSSKLDTETLVQFASLKDLDTLITDSEPGPELAAALEEAGVDVVVA, encoded by the coding sequence GTGTTCGCCGAAGAGCGCCAGCAACAGATTGCCGAGCTTGTCGCCGGCAGCGGCCGGGTCAGCGTGACCCTGCTGGCTGAGCGCTTCCGTATCACCACCGAAACGGTGCGCAGGGACCTCGCCGCCCTGGAAAACGCCGGCACGGTGCGCCGCGTCCACGGCGGAGCCGTCGCGGCGGACCGCTTCAGCACCACGGAAGAAAGCGTCACCGAACGGGCCATCCAGCGGCCGGACCAGAAGGTCCGCATCGCCGAGGCAGCACTCGCCCTCATACCCCGGAACTCATCCGCCAGCGTCCTGATGGACGGCGGAACCACCACAGAGGTGCTTGCCGACCTGCTGGCCCGCCGCGCCGCCGTCGAGCCCTCCGAGGGAACGGGCCCCCGGCACGAACTGGTGGTCATCACCCACGCTGTACCCATTGCCAGCAAACTCTCCAACGTTCCCGGTGTTGCCCTGCAGATCCTGGGCGGCCGGGTCCGCGGACTCACCCAGGTGGCCGTAGGGCAGGCAACGGTCAACGCCGCCGCCCGGATCCGCCCTGATATCGCGTTCATCGGGACCAACGGCATCCACGCCACCTTCGGCGTCAGCACTCCCGATCCTGAAGAAGCCGCCGTGAAGGCAGCCTTCGTCCAGTCGGCACGCCGCATTGTGGTGCTGGCCGACTCCTCCAAGCTGGACACGGAAACCCTGGTCCAGTTCGCCTCCCTGAAAGATCTGGACACCTTGATTACAGACAGTGAACCCGGACCTGAACTCGCAGCAGCCCTGGAAGAGGCCGGCGTTGATGTGGTGGTCGCATGA
- the lipA gene encoding lipoyl synthase, with product MTLAPEGRKMLRIEQRNAAVPVERKPEWIKAKVQMGPEFVGLKNLVKKEGLHTVCEEAGCPNIFECWEDKEATFLIGGSECTRRCDFCQIDTGKPSPVDLFEPTKVARSVQSMQLRYATVTGVARDDLEDEGVWLYAETVRKIHELNPGTGVELLIPDFSGNPDHIKAICDSAPEVFAHNVETVPRIFKRIRPAFRYERSLDVITQGRNLGMVTKSNLILGMGETREEISEALRDLHQAGCDLITITQYLRPSERHLPVDRWVKPQEFVDLQHEAEEIGFLGVMSGPLVRSSYRAGRLWATAMRKKGRDIPAELAHIAEGIQDSGTTRQEAATLLAG from the coding sequence ATGACCCTGGCACCTGAAGGCCGGAAGATGCTGCGGATCGAGCAGCGCAACGCTGCGGTCCCGGTGGAGCGCAAGCCGGAGTGGATCAAGGCCAAGGTCCAGATGGGCCCCGAGTTCGTCGGACTGAAGAACCTGGTCAAAAAAGAAGGCCTGCACACCGTCTGCGAAGAAGCCGGCTGCCCCAACATCTTCGAATGCTGGGAAGACAAGGAAGCGACCTTCCTGATCGGCGGCTCCGAATGCACCCGCCGCTGCGACTTCTGCCAGATCGACACCGGCAAACCCTCCCCCGTGGACCTGTTCGAACCCACCAAGGTGGCCCGCTCCGTCCAATCCATGCAGCTGCGCTACGCCACCGTCACCGGCGTGGCCCGCGACGACCTCGAAGACGAAGGCGTCTGGCTCTACGCCGAAACCGTCCGCAAGATCCACGAACTGAACCCCGGCACCGGCGTCGAACTGCTCATCCCCGACTTCTCCGGCAACCCCGACCACATCAAGGCGATCTGCGACTCCGCCCCCGAAGTCTTCGCCCACAACGTCGAAACCGTCCCCCGGATCTTCAAACGGATCCGCCCCGCGTTCCGCTACGAACGCTCCCTGGACGTCATCACCCAGGGCCGGAACCTGGGCATGGTCACCAAATCCAACCTCATCCTGGGCATGGGCGAAACCCGCGAAGAAATCAGCGAAGCCCTCCGCGACCTCCACCAGGCCGGCTGCGACCTGATCACCATCACCCAATACCTCCGCCCCTCCGAACGGCACCTGCCCGTGGACCGCTGGGTCAAACCCCAGGAATTCGTGGACCTCCAGCACGAAGCCGAAGAAATCGGCTTCCTCGGCGTCATGTCCGGACCCCTGGTCCGCTCCTCCTACCGCGCCGGCCGCCTCTGGGCCACCGCCATGCGCAAAAAAGGCCGCGACATCCCCGCCGAACTCGCCCACATCGCAGAAGGCATCCAGGACTCCGGCACCACCCGCCAGGAAGCCGCCACCCTCCTCGCCGGCTGA
- a CDS encoding alpha/beta hydrolase, which produces METVVWSRPEGQRAGTPLLVMMHGYGTDESRMVRLFEYLPQEFTFAALRAPMPIGDHWGWFLLDYFLANDFADVISAATAVRTWINGVRDQHSSVTLMGYSQGMAMASTLLRLHPDDYKAVVGLSGFVLNNELLSAMHSFDTKPPFFWGRDKADLVINEDAVAYTAGWLAANTLLTARTYPGMGHAMSKAEMVDVSAFLRHYVLR; this is translated from the coding sequence GTGGAAACAGTTGTGTGGTCCAGGCCGGAAGGCCAGCGAGCCGGCACTCCCTTGCTGGTGATGATGCACGGTTACGGCACGGATGAGTCGCGGATGGTGCGCCTGTTCGAATACTTGCCACAGGAGTTCACCTTCGCCGCGCTGCGGGCCCCTATGCCCATCGGTGACCACTGGGGCTGGTTCCTGCTCGACTACTTCCTGGCAAACGATTTTGCTGATGTCATCTCCGCAGCAACTGCGGTCCGGACCTGGATCAACGGAGTGAGGGACCAGCACAGCAGCGTCACCCTGATGGGGTATTCGCAGGGCATGGCCATGGCCAGCACGCTCCTGCGGCTGCACCCGGACGACTATAAAGCGGTTGTGGGACTGTCCGGCTTCGTGCTCAACAACGAGCTCCTGTCCGCGATGCACTCCTTCGACACCAAGCCGCCGTTCTTCTGGGGACGGGACAAGGCGGACCTGGTGATTAACGAAGACGCCGTTGCCTACACTGCCGGGTGGCTGGCTGCGAACACCTTGCTGACGGCCCGGACCTACCCGGGCATGGGGCACGCCATGTCCAAGGCCGAAATGGTGGACGTCAGCGCCTTCCTCCGCCACTACGTGCTGCGCTGA
- a CDS encoding L-serine ammonia-lyase, which produces MAVGVFDLFSIGIGPSSSHTVGPMRAAAVFAEELKASGKLAAVAGLRVDLYGSLAATGHGHGTMTAVLLGLEGFHPELILPEEVEERLASIAETGVLNLAGSVALPYGVKDMVLRPLTVLPRHTNGMTFTVTDAQGSVVHAATFFSVGGGFIVREGEEDAAQQELDASKDGLPLPFRTAAELLAHCAVTGLGIADVMFTNELASRSGEEIRAGLLHIWSVMENCVQTSLKREGVLPGGLKVRRRAPDWYERLKKETARPEDTGQDGQDGQDHYDPRYWQEWVNLVALAVNEENASGGRVVTAPTNGAAGIIPAVLFYALHFAPGMDQATQADRDDVVVRFLLAAGAVGVLYKEQASISGAEVGCQGEVGSASSMAAAGLAEVMGGTPAQVENAAEIAMEHNLGLTCDPIGGLVQVPCIERNAIAAAKAINAAKMALWGDGTHRVSLDEVIITMRETGKDMSDKYKETAMGGLAVNVVEC; this is translated from the coding sequence ATGGCAGTCGGAGTCTTTGATCTTTTTTCGATCGGGATTGGCCCGTCGTCTTCGCATACTGTGGGGCCGATGCGGGCTGCTGCTGTGTTCGCTGAGGAGCTCAAGGCCTCGGGGAAACTGGCTGCGGTGGCGGGGTTGCGGGTGGATTTGTATGGGTCGTTGGCAGCGACGGGGCACGGGCATGGGACGATGACGGCGGTCCTGCTGGGCTTGGAGGGGTTCCATCCGGAGTTGATCCTGCCCGAAGAGGTCGAGGAGCGGCTGGCCTCGATCGCGGAGACCGGGGTCCTGAACCTGGCCGGGTCGGTGGCGCTGCCGTATGGGGTGAAGGACATGGTGTTGCGGCCGTTGACGGTGCTGCCGCGGCACACGAACGGGATGACGTTCACGGTCACCGACGCGCAGGGTTCGGTGGTGCACGCGGCGACGTTCTTCTCGGTCGGTGGCGGGTTCATCGTCCGGGAGGGGGAGGAGGACGCGGCGCAGCAGGAACTGGACGCGTCCAAGGACGGGCTGCCGCTGCCGTTCCGGACCGCGGCGGAGTTGTTGGCGCACTGCGCGGTGACCGGGCTGGGCATCGCCGACGTGATGTTCACGAACGAGTTGGCCTCCCGCTCGGGGGAGGAGATCCGTGCGGGGCTGCTGCACATCTGGTCCGTGATGGAGAACTGCGTGCAGACCTCGCTCAAACGCGAAGGGGTGCTGCCGGGCGGGTTGAAGGTCCGCCGCCGCGCCCCTGACTGGTACGAGCGGTTGAAGAAGGAAACCGCCCGCCCCGAAGACACCGGCCAGGACGGGCAGGACGGGCAGGACCACTACGACCCACGGTACTGGCAGGAGTGGGTTAACTTGGTGGCGTTGGCCGTGAACGAGGAAAACGCCTCCGGCGGCCGGGTGGTCACCGCGCCCACGAACGGGGCGGCCGGGATCATCCCCGCGGTGTTGTTCTACGCCCTGCATTTCGCCCCGGGCATGGACCAGGCAACGCAGGCGGACCGGGATGATGTGGTGGTGCGGTTCCTGCTCGCGGCCGGCGCCGTGGGGGTGCTTTACAAGGAACAGGCCTCGATCTCCGGGGCCGAGGTCGGCTGCCAGGGCGAGGTCGGCTCCGCGTCCTCGATGGCCGCCGCGGGCCTGGCCGAAGTCATGGGCGGCACCCCCGCCCAGGTGGAGAACGCCGCGGAAATCGCGATGGAACACAACCTGGGCCTGACCTGTGACCCGATCGGCGGGCTGGTCCAGGTCCCCTGCATCGAACGGAACGCGATCGCGGCCGCGAAAGCGATCAACGCCGCGAAAATGGCGCTCTGGGGCGACGGCACCCACCGCGTCTCCCTCGACGAAGTCATCATCACCATGCGCGAAACCGGCAAGGACATGAGCGACAAATACAAGGAAACCGCCATGGGCGGCCTCGCCGTCAACGTCGTTGAATGCTGA